A section of the Osmia lignaria lignaria isolate PbOS001 chromosome 16, iyOsmLign1, whole genome shotgun sequence genome encodes:
- the LOC117600693 gene encoding small glutamine-rich tetratricopeptide repeat-containing protein alpha: protein MAVKGLVAAIVQFLTQQLKDGDITADSRESLEVAIQCLESAYNVQASDAPGNLNLYEVYKSAIENAKPQVPEATPEAKAEAERLKNEGNALMKAEKHHEALANYTKAIQLDGRNAVYYCNRAAAYSKIGNHQQAIKDCHNALSIDPFYSKAYGRLGLAYSSLDRHKEAKESYQKALNMEPDNESYKNNLQVAEEKLAQQGMSNMGLGGGVFPGMDFSSLLSNPALMNIVRQMLSDQALQNMVGNFISENAEQGVRMDALLEAGHQFAHQLQNTNPELIESLRRQMGGNPNDPDPPQQN, encoded by the exons ATGGCTGTCAAAGGGCTAGTTGCAGCAATTGTTCAGTTTTTAACCCAGCAGTTAAAGGATGGTGATATTACAGCAGATTCTCGGGAGAGTCTTGAAGTGGCAATACAGTGTTTAGAGAGTGCTTATAATGTCCAAGCATCTGATGCTCCcggaaatttgaatttatacgaAGTATATAAGTCTGCTATAGAAAATGCGAAACCTCAGGTTCCAGAAGCTACTCCTGAAGCAAAAGCTGAAGCTGAGAGATTAAAGAATGAAGGAAATGCTCTCATGAAAGCTGAAAAACACCATGAAGCACTTGCTAATTATAcaaa AGCTATTCAATTAGATGGCCGTAATGCTGTATATTATTGTAACCGTGCTGCAGCATATAGTAAAATTGGCAATCACCAGCAAGCAATTAAAGATTGTCATAATGCACTGTCTATTGATCCTTTTTACAGTAAAGCATATGGTCGATTAGGTTTAGCATACTCTAGCTTGGACAGACATAAAGAAGCTAAAGAAAGCTATCAAAAAGCTTTGAACATGGAACCTGATAATGAAagctataaaaataatttacaagtaGCAGAAGAAAAACTGGCTCAGCAAGGCATGAGCAATATGGGATTGGGTGGAGGTGTGTTTCCAGGTATGGATTTTAGTTCGCTTTTGAGTAATCCTGCTCTTATGAATATAGTACGTCAAATGTTGTCTGATCAAGCCCTTCAAAACATGGTGGGCAATTTCATAAGCGAGAATGCAGAGCAAGGAGTGCGCATGGATGCCCTTTTGGAAGC tgGTCATCAATTTGCACATCAGTTGCAAAATACTAACCCCGAGTTGATCGAATCTTTAAGACGGCAAATGGGAGGCAATCCGAATGACCCTGATCCACCACAGCAAAATTAA